The following proteins come from a genomic window of Proteiniphilum propionicum:
- the nrdD gene encoding anaerobic ribonucleoside-triphosphate reductase: MGNNEIQIVKRDGKRVLFSLKKIENAIAKAFLSVGSFATEEDFTTLLAHLHISDGMTVEEIQNQVETALMRERYFAVAKSYMLYRQKHTETREIQSKMNFLMSYCNAQNAATGSKFDSNANVEKKNIATLIGELPKKNFIDLNRKMITDRMKEMYGKELADKYIGMLKEHFIYKNDETSLANYCASITMYPWLLNGTLSVGGNSTPPTNLKSFCGGFINMVFIVSSMLSGACATPEFLMYLDYFIRKEYGDNYFLHTTEVVDLSRRRRTLDKVITDCFEQIVYSINQPTGARNFQAVFWNISYYDRYYFESLFGEFRFPDGSRPVWESLSWLQKRFMKWFNKERTKTVLTFPVETMALLSREEDVIDTEYADFTAEMYAEGHSFFTYMSDNADSLSSCCRLRNEIQDNGFSYTLGAGGVSTGSKSVLTINLNRCVQFAKRTGQPYGTFLEEVVDLTHKVQIAYNENLKMFQQKGMLPLFDAGYINLGRQYLTIGVNGLVEAAESLGIAINHNPQYKAFVQEVLGIIEQYNKKYRSKELMFNCEMIPAENVGVKHAKWDREDGYFVPRDCYNSYFYRVEDPSLNVIDKFRLHGRNYIEHLTGGSALHLNLEEHLSKAQYRQLLRVAAHEGCNYFTFNIPNTVCNDCGAIDKRYLKECPQCGSRNVDYLTRIIGYMKRVSNFSAARQAEAERRHYGKPDITEKTKEEPIIY, encoded by the coding sequence ATGGGTAACAATGAAATTCAGATTGTGAAACGCGACGGGAAACGGGTGCTATTTTCCCTCAAAAAAATTGAAAATGCCATTGCGAAAGCATTTTTGTCGGTAGGTTCGTTTGCTACAGAAGAGGACTTCACTACTCTCCTTGCCCACCTTCATATTTCTGACGGAATGACTGTGGAAGAGATCCAGAACCAGGTGGAGACAGCATTGATGCGGGAAAGATACTTTGCTGTTGCAAAATCATACATGCTCTACCGGCAGAAACATACCGAAACACGTGAGATCCAGAGCAAGATGAACTTCCTGATGAGCTATTGCAACGCTCAGAATGCTGCCACGGGAAGCAAGTTCGATTCCAATGCCAATGTAGAGAAGAAAAACATTGCCACACTCATCGGCGAGCTACCCAAAAAGAACTTCATTGACCTGAATAGGAAGATGATAACAGACAGGATGAAGGAGATGTACGGGAAGGAGCTTGCCGACAAATACATCGGCATGCTGAAAGAACATTTCATTTATAAAAACGACGAAACCAGCCTGGCCAACTACTGCGCCAGCATTACCATGTATCCCTGGCTGCTGAACGGCACCCTGTCTGTCGGGGGCAACTCCACCCCACCCACCAACCTGAAATCGTTCTGCGGCGGATTCATCAATATGGTATTCATTGTATCGAGCATGCTTAGTGGTGCCTGCGCCACTCCTGAGTTTCTGATGTACCTTGATTATTTTATCCGGAAAGAGTATGGCGACAACTATTTTTTACATACCACAGAGGTAGTAGATCTGTCAAGACGAAGGCGTACACTCGACAAGGTAATTACCGACTGTTTCGAACAGATAGTCTACTCCATCAACCAGCCCACAGGAGCACGCAATTTCCAGGCTGTCTTCTGGAACATTTCCTATTACGACAGGTACTACTTCGAAAGCCTGTTCGGCGAGTTCCGGTTCCCCGATGGCTCACGCCCCGTATGGGAATCGCTCAGTTGGTTGCAGAAACGCTTTATGAAATGGTTTAACAAGGAACGCACCAAAACCGTACTTACTTTTCCGGTGGAAACGATGGCATTGCTCTCGCGGGAAGAGGATGTGATTGATACAGAATATGCCGATTTTACCGCCGAAATGTATGCTGAAGGACACTCTTTCTTTACCTATATGAGCGACAATGCCGACTCGTTATCGAGCTGCTGCCGCCTGCGCAACGAGATTCAGGACAACGGGTTCAGCTACACCTTAGGTGCGGGTGGAGTATCCACCGGTTCCAAAAGCGTGCTCACCATCAACCTTAACCGCTGTGTTCAGTTTGCAAAACGTACGGGACAACCCTATGGTACTTTCCTTGAAGAGGTGGTGGATTTGACACACAAGGTGCAGATCGCCTATAATGAAAACCTGAAGATGTTCCAACAAAAAGGGATGCTGCCATTGTTCGACGCTGGATACATCAACCTCGGACGCCAATACCTTACAATCGGCGTAAATGGATTAGTGGAAGCAGCCGAATCGCTGGGGATAGCCATCAATCACAATCCTCAATATAAGGCCTTCGTGCAGGAGGTGCTCGGAATTATTGAGCAATACAACAAAAAATACCGATCTAAAGAACTGATGTTCAATTGTGAGATGATCCCTGCCGAAAATGTAGGCGTAAAACATGCCAAATGGGACAGGGAGGACGGCTATTTCGTGCCGCGCGACTGCTACAATAGCTATTTTTACCGGGTGGAAGATCCATCGCTAAATGTGATCGACAAGTTCCGACTGCACGGACGTAACTATATTGAACATTTGACGGGCGGATCGGCACTCCACCTGAACCTGGAGGAACACCTCTCAAAAGCACAATACCGACAGCTGTTGCGTGTAGCAGCCCACGAGGGCTGCAACTATTTCACCTTCAACATTCCAAACACTGTATGCAACGATTGTGGTGCCATCGACAAGCGTTACCTGAAGGAATGCCCCCAGTGTGGCTCCCGGAATGTGGATTACCTCACACGCATTATCGGTTATATGAAGAGAGTGAGCAACTTCTCGGCTGCTCGGCAGGCGGAAGCGGAAAGAAGACATTACGGAAAGCCGGACATAACAGAGAAGAC
- the metE gene encoding 5-methyltetrahydropteroyltriglutamate--homocysteine S-methyltransferase, with protein MELLKELKNEGTEWIQLDEPYLVTDIDEWTKKAYIKAYKTIKEACPQLKLMIATYFDGLRDNTRLAVGLPADALHIDLVRSPSQLDDVLEQFPTHKILSLGVVDGRNIWKNDFEQSLRIIVKAIGKLGPDRVMIAGSSSFLHVPYDLEQETDENILTPEIKQWMAFAKQKTEELTILQKLAKGDLSVQNKLKENKRAMESKRTSSLIHNKNVENRCKAISEDDAKRKSPFPVRKKIQHKELNLPLYPTTTIGSFPQTKEVRAWRAKFRKGELSAAEYDQRLKSETRKAVEWQEKIGLDILVHGEFERNDMVEYFGEQLNGFTFTQHGWVQSYGSRCVKPPVIYGDVSRSHPMTLYWTSYAQSLTSRPVKGMLTGPVTILQWSFVRNDQKRSETCLQIALAIRDEVDDLEQAGIGIIQIDEPAIREGLPVWKSDWKTYLNWAVRSFCIASGGVKDRTQIHTHMCYSEFNDIIEHMALMDADVITIECSRSQMELLDAFVRFRYPNDIGPGVYDIHSPRVPSVNEIVHLLKKAANVIPQEQLWVNPDCGLKTRTWKETEESLTRMVQAARQMRKGLR; from the coding sequence ATCGAATTACTAAAGGAACTGAAGAACGAAGGAACCGAATGGATTCAACTTGACGAACCTTACCTGGTAACCGATATCGACGAATGGACAAAAAAGGCATACATAAAAGCTTACAAGACCATAAAAGAGGCATGTCCACAGTTAAAACTGATGATTGCTACATATTTTGATGGGTTGAGGGATAACACGAGGCTTGCTGTTGGCTTGCCTGCAGACGCCTTACATATTGATCTGGTTCGTTCGCCATCTCAATTGGACGATGTATTGGAACAATTTCCGACACACAAGATATTATCTTTGGGTGTCGTTGACGGACGTAATATCTGGAAAAACGACTTTGAACAATCTTTGAGAATAATCGTCAAAGCAATAGGCAAACTTGGTCCCGACCGGGTGATGATTGCAGGCTCCTCTTCATTCCTTCATGTGCCATACGATCTGGAACAGGAAACGGATGAAAACATACTTACTCCTGAAATAAAACAATGGATGGCTTTTGCAAAACAAAAAACGGAAGAATTAACCATACTACAGAAACTGGCGAAAGGAGATCTGTCCGTTCAGAACAAACTAAAAGAAAACAAGCGGGCAATGGAGAGTAAACGAACATCTTCCCTAATCCACAACAAAAATGTAGAGAATCGTTGCAAAGCCATATCGGAGGATGATGCTAAACGGAAAAGCCCGTTTCCAGTAAGAAAAAAAATCCAGCATAAGGAACTAAACCTCCCCCTCTATCCAACAACAACGATAGGCTCTTTTCCTCAGACCAAAGAAGTACGCGCCTGGCGAGCAAAATTTAGAAAAGGAGAATTATCGGCAGCGGAATACGACCAACGACTGAAGTCCGAAACCCGAAAGGCCGTCGAATGGCAGGAGAAAATAGGACTGGACATTCTGGTACATGGGGAATTCGAGCGAAACGATATGGTGGAATATTTTGGGGAACAACTCAACGGATTCACCTTTACACAGCACGGATGGGTGCAAAGTTACGGCTCACGATGCGTAAAACCTCCCGTTATTTACGGAGATGTCTCCCGATCCCACCCCATGACCCTCTATTGGACAAGCTACGCACAGTCGCTTACATCCAGGCCGGTGAAAGGAATGCTCACTGGACCGGTTACAATCTTGCAGTGGTCATTTGTAAGAAACGACCAGAAACGTTCCGAGACTTGTCTGCAGATAGCATTAGCTATCAGGGATGAAGTTGATGATTTGGAACAGGCCGGAATAGGAATTATACAGATCGACGAACCGGCAATAAGGGAAGGATTGCCGGTCTGGAAGAGCGACTGGAAAACCTATTTAAATTGGGCGGTGAGATCGTTTTGTATTGCTTCGGGTGGAGTTAAAGACCGAACGCAGATCCATACGCATATGTGTTATTCCGAATTCAATGATATTATCGAACACATGGCATTGATGGATGCCGATGTGATCACCATAGAATGCTCCCGTTCACAAATGGAACTGCTGGATGCTTTTGTCCGGTTCAGATATCCGAACGATATCGGTCCCGGGGTGTACGACATCCATTCACCTCGCGTACCGAGCGTGAACGAGATTGTTCATCTGTTGAAAAAAGCTGCTAATGTCATTCCTCAGGAACAGTTATGGGTCAATCCCGACTGCGGATTGAAGACAAGAACCTGGAAAGAAACCGAAGAATCGTTGACCAGAATGGTGCAAGCCGCCCGGCAAATGCGGAAAGGACTCAGGTAA
- a CDS encoding aspartate-alanine antiporter-like transporter yields MEWFHSLLFEDGIAHTVLLYALTISAGVALGKIRIFGISLGVTFVLITAGAAAEAVTAFLGETTELDWKELDKVLISHRIVVTTVPLLLTECVARKMLHLDYFTLTGLLSGSMTDPPALAYSNSIAGNDPPAVAYSTVYPLTMFLWVISAQILILILMFL; encoded by the coding sequence ATGGAGTGGTTCCATTCGCTTCTTTTCGAGGATGGTATTGCCCATACCGTCCTGCTATACGCGTTGACGATATCTGCGGGAGTGGCATTAGGAAAGATCAGGATCTTCGGTATCTCCCTAGGTGTGACATTTGTACTGATCACCGCCGGAGCAGCGGCCGAAGCCGTCACGGCGTTTCTGGGAGAAACAACGGAGCTGGACTGGAAAGAATTGGACAAGGTGCTGATCTCACACCGGATCGTCGTCACGACGGTTCCGCTACTGCTCACAGAATGCGTGGCCAGAAAAATGCTCCACTTGGATTATTTTACCTTGACGGGATTGTTGTCGGGAAGCATGACCGATCCTCCGGCATTGGCTTACTCCAACTCCATAGCGGGAAACGATCCCCCGGCAGTGGCTTATTCTACCGTTTACCCGCTGACCATGTTCCTCTGGGTGATCTCGGCGCAGATATTGATATTGATCTTGATGTTTCTGTAA